Part of the Microcebus murinus isolate Inina chromosome 19, M.murinus_Inina_mat1.0, whole genome shotgun sequence genome, GGTGCGGCAGcacacgcctctaatcctagcactctcagaggcccaggtggaaggactgcttgagctcaggagttcaagaccagcctgagcaacagcgagactctacttctactaaaaacagaaaaattagctgggcatcatagtgtgtgcctgtagccccagatGAGTTAagaggaggatcgcttaagcccaggagtttgaggttgcattgaattgtgatgacaccactgcactctacccatggtgacagagtcagactctgtctcaaaaaaaaaaaaatcatacagggCATGTTCTTTGAccatacagaaataaattaaaaacaaataaccacTAGGTATCTAGGAAAGCCCCAACTATTGGACAAACTTTTAGATacaggtcaaagaagaaatcacaagggaaacaTGGCTCAgagaaaatttatagctttaaatactCATGTTATAAACAACCAAGGTCTAAAATCAACGACTTAAGATTCTATCTTAAGGGgttagaaaaagagcaaagaaaagctAAACTAAGAAGatggaaggaaataagaaaaaaaggaaactgaaggacCCTGGCACTTGGCTCACACTCCCTCTGCCAAGTTACCTCATTGGCTGCAGCTGCCATAGGAGTTGGATGGTTGACGGCGTCGCCCAGCGCAATGGCCAAGCGCAGATCCTTCTGAATGTATTTCAGGTAGAAATCAGGCTTAAAGTTTCCTTGCAGGATATCTGAGGAGAAAAAGCCACTTACCAGAAGACATCCAAGGACCCTAGATAAAAACTTATCTGCAGTACATCAGGGTTCAATACCCAGCAATGCTAAGTAGCACAACCCTCCTGGCCTCTCCTTCACCCTTAGACACCCAAGAGCTGGAGCTGCCAGGTTGTGCCCCCAAATCCCACCCACTGTCTCTCTGGAGCCCCTCTGACTAGGGACATAGACTGACTGGAGAGATGCATTTTTCAAACCCAATGAACTCCTGAAGAAGAAATGTTCTGTGACAGTTGCCTGACCCCATGGCCCAGCtctaataaaaaatcaaatgccAGAAGAGGGACCAAAGGCAACTTACTTTGGCACTTCTGGTCCAGAAAGATGCTGGCCAACTGTCCCTGATTGAGGATGTCCAAGAGTGTCTGCTGGGACTGGCCTGTCACCTGGGCCAGGGTCAGCCCCTCAGCAATGGTGGCCATGAAGCTCCCTTGGACCATGTTCACAATCAGCATCATCTTGGCTGCGTTGCCAACTTCACCTGCTCAGGGCAAAGAGTCATGGTCACATCCCAAGAATCTGCAGCCAGGGCCTCTCTGCCCACCCTCACTCCTGCACCATCTCTGCACCCCGGGGAAGCCCCATTCACCTGCCCCTGACAGACCGGCTCTTCCTCCTTCCAGGCACTGACTATGCGAGTCAGAGGAAACCTGCCCCTGGGGCCCCTGGCAGAGAGGCCGTATGGGATTGATGCTGTAATCAGTGTGATATAGAGGgatgtcccctcccccccacccccccaacccaGCCTCCAGGCCTGCTGTGGCCTGATGGGTGGGCAGGCATGTTACCTAGAAAGAAGGAGGTCTTCCCCATTGCCTGGAAGCAGCTGCTGCAGTCCTCGTATAAGCCCCTATCTCCAGCTGCTAAGATCACCAACATCCCGTCATTAGATAGCTGCTGATTCCCTGAGACTGGTGCTTCCAAAAAGCGGCCCCCCCTGGACACAATCACCTGGAAAGGAAAGTTACAGCTTCTAGAGGCCTTGCCTCTCACAGGGCTCTCTAGACAGGGAGCAAGGAATGTCGTTGGGTGGCTCTGGCTTTTCATCACACCTTCCAGAGTTAGAGGGTGGGAGCAGGTGGCCACCACGTGGAGGTCCCAAAGCCAACAGCTGGACCCAGGGACTAATGGGGTAGAGGGTCAGACAGAGGGTCCTCCAATAGAAGCACAAGTCACAGAACAGTAATAAGAGAGACACTGGGGTCTCCACACAAGCTCCCACTGACTCTGAATTTCTTACAAGACCAAAACTAGAACCAAACACGGCCATGCTAAAGGCTCTGTTGAACACATTGCCTATGGACACACCCCTTCTCTGACCACCCTCAGAATATAATGGGTCCAAAGTCACTACTCCCTGGGCCAGATGCTCAGGGAGGCAGGATATTTGCTAGTATCAACTGTAGATAGCTGCTTAAACTACAAATGCCAAGCTGGTGGCCTGCACTGCTTCTCACTATAAGGCTGGCAGTTTCAGGACCCAATGCCCATCCCAGCCGTGCAGCAACTTCTTATTGGCTGTTGAGACCAGCTGCGACCTTGAAGGTAGAGCGTGAAGACAGGCTAGTCCCAAGGTATCTCTTCTCTCTGGCTTTGGTGCCAGAGTAACCAAATTGCCCACACTCGCGCACCGTCAGCCAGGGTCTTGGGCTCCAGCAGAAAGGATGCTGGAGAGCCAGCCCCAACAAGGCTACCTGGGCAAGCTCGGTGACTGTGTCAGCGTCCACCGTTGACATGTCCACATAGCACTTTCCAGGGCGGATCCCTTGCAGCACACCACTGGGGCCCAGCACCAGCTGTGGGGACACAAGGGAGAAGCAATAGCCCAGGCTCCAAGACAGATGCTCAGGAGCCCCCACAGACCCCGGATGAGAATCCTGTCGTCTTTTTGGTTCATTTCCTATTAGAAGTTAACCATTAAGGCCCAAAAGGGAGAACAATTAAATAAGCAAGGGTCAGGAGAGCACCCCAGGATGCTCccatttatctttaaaaacaatgtgtgagtgtgcatttcattttattaaccCCCTCCCCCATTTAAGACTGAACctcagtatttatttttgagggCTTCTTTGGATTAGACTAGTTGCCGGTTTAGCAAGATGACCTACTGCACTTgaacttttaaagtatacaagtaCAGTGATAGCTAAACAGAAACTTGGCACTTGGACCAAAGGCACACTCAACCCCAAAGCTTCTAGCTCGACAAGAATACATGGAGCCTGCGCAAGAACCAAGTCAGCACAGACATCAGCGCCCCTGTAGTTTTCATTCCTTATTCTGAACTTTTAAAGGAAGTCTGCATTCAATGTATGCCAACACCCCTCACAGTGGGAGATGGTCCTCAGAAGGAAAATTCAATCCCCGACATGCAGACACTCACTCAGTGTgtaggggagaaggggaggcGGCCAGCCACTTCTGGCTGTGACCTGAGTCgctgagggaagggaggggatcCTTACGTCCTTGGCTGCTTTGGGATCCGACACACAGGCGAAAGTGATGTCACAAGTTGAAACAACTTCAGCGGGGGTTCTTCCTAGGCGGGCCCCCTCCTGGATGAACAAATCACACTGCAAAAGTCACAGATCCCAACGTGAGCTGCAGGCAGTGCACCATAAACATGCCAGCTAGGCCAGAGAAGCGCTGACCAGACCTCCTGGCCGGCATTGcaaggcaggaggctgaggccaggagccTGGGTCACAAGACCGGACATCTGCCTTCTTGATAAAGTGGACAGGGTCTCTTATGGAACACCCTGACTGGGTGCCCAGAATGGTGTGCTGCTTTACAGGAAGCATAAGACAAGTGTCTGCTGGAGGTCTGTTGTGTAAGAACAGGATGTGAGCAGTAGCCAGTACCCAgtacccagccccagcccccctgGGCTATCCTGGCTGTGGCAAAATCCACACCATCAGCACTCTGCTGAAGAAACGGGGCTGGGTAGGGAGGCCAACACTGAGCTGCCATTCCTCTCTGGGCTCTCTCCACACTGCCACAGGGTAAAACTTCTGGGGGGCCTAAAAGTACTAACTTTCCTGATAAGTAAAATCACCAAGACaatgccataacaaaacacctcTTTAATATTTTCGTGTATTTCCTTTTTCCATAAGCATTTGAAAAAGTAATAATGGGGGCCTActattttgtttccaatttttttgcattttgtatgattccatttatccATATTGTAGTCTTTCATCATTATTGTTTATAATGGATGACTGCAGAGTATTTCATGAAGAGATATACTCTAATTTACCTAACGGCTCCCCTTAAGTTTAACATCTAGCCTTTGTTCAATCTCAAAGTGACAACAACAAACATCTTCACATACAAAACCTCTCTTTTTGAATTTAGGTCtccataaaataagtttcaaagcggttttcatttttttttgaaacagagtcttgctctgtcacctgggctagagtgcagtggcatcatcatagctcacaggaacctcaaacttctgggctcaagtgatcctcctgcctcagtctcccagagtgctaggattataggtgtgagccaccacacttggccttcTAAGTGGTTTTAAAGTTCTTTACAAAGATAGACAAATTACTTTTCAATGGAACTGTGTCACTTTATAACAACTATCGGCAAGGTCTCAGATTACAAGCATTGAGTCTATAattcaaaaacaacaaacaagcatccataaacacatttaaaaattttcctactTGACAATTTAACCAGTCAAAAATGGATACtttatggccaggtgtggtggctcacgcctataatcctagcactctgggaggccaaggtgggcagactgctcgaggtcaggagttcgaaaccagcctgagcaagagcgagaccccatctctactataaatagaaagaaattaattggctaactaatatatatagaaaaaattagctgggcatggtggcgcatgtctgtagtcccagctactcaggaggctgaggcaggaagattgcttgagcccagagtttgaggctgctgtgagctaggctgatgccatggcactcactctagcctgggcaacaaagcgagacactgtctcaaaaaaaaaaaaggctacttTTTGTTGGATACATTTTGATTACTCTTGATTACTGAAACTTTTCAtacctttgctttcttttgtgaCCTATTCTTTTGTCTTAGTTATGTGTTtgataaaatcaatatattaccCTTTTCCTATCATATTTGCCACAAATACTTCTAGTTGGTATacctttcaattttattttttcttggggAACATTATCAAAAAATCTACTGATCTTTTtctgcagtgatttttttttactgcatcTAGGTTTAGAAAGAtctatgttaatatttaattttattttcttctggtttttctcctttaaataaattaattcagtaattGAATTGGCATATATTTTTGTAGGTAGGAAGTGAGATTAGCATGCATTTCCCCAAATTTCTAAGCAGCTGTCCTGAACATAATTTACTGACCAACCCTTCACTCTGCCTCACTGACTAGAAATGAGCTGTGCTTGCCAGGGGGATGGCGGAGGCTGCCTGGTCTACCTGCAGTGTCTGGGTCTCAGTTGTAGCCTGGCAGTAAAGTAGCTTTGTATCATATTTTCACCTGTTCGGGGAGGGTCCTCCtcattactcttctttttctgaaattaaaactgtTTCCTATTATTCCCAAAGAaccagagaatgaaaaaaaaaaaaaatatatatatatatatacacacacacacacacatatatatatatattttttttttttcccccacagtgtctcactctgttgccttggttagagtgcagtgagtggcatcatcatagctcactacaggctcaaacttctgggctccagtggtactcttgcctcagcctgtcgagtgggactacagatgtgcaccaccacagccaggcaatttttaaatttttttatggagatggagtttcactatgttgctcagcctggcctcgaactcccggcctcaagagatcctcctacttcagcctctcaaagtgctgggattacaggtatgagccactgcacccagactagaataatttttatcaagaccttttaaaaaattccacgATGATTGTCATAGGATTAAATGGCTTTTGAATGATGATATTTACTAAGTACGTACGCCTAGATTTCCTGGTTACCCTAGCATTCGGCAGCAGCAGGGCCTTAGAAAAATGTCTGAATCACAGCATGATTCCTGCCAAGGGGCCCTTGAGGTCTCATTCCTGACTCAGGTCATCAAAGTGcctgcccagtgcccagcacctGCATCCCAGACCTGAGTGTGGCCTTGGTGCCTGCTTTCCCCAGTTCTTTCCAATGCTCCAACCACTTCTCTATTATTCTCGAAAAGGACATTATTCCAGCAAAGTGAAGTTTTACTGTGCCTGAAACAGTTTTAATTATAGATTATGAGCTCTTTCCTCAGCAACCACACCTCATCTCAGCTCGCACTGCAGCTAGACTGCTTGCAGGGCCCAGCAGCACCTCCCGTGCACACGCAGGCACACTCGCCTGTCACTGACCTGTGTTCAGTCACACATGCTCCTTAACAGCCTGGTACTTTTCTAGTCCTTCTTCCTTCGCTCCATGTAAGAGGTATGGTGCTTTAGTTTTCTGGTCCTCAGAGTATGGTTCTCTCCTTTCCTTGGATGAGAACTTGATGGGCACCATGGCCTCACCCTGTTACAAAAGGGGCTCACCACCTTAAGGTGAGAACTTTTAAACTCATGCTGTGCaaatggcagccactagccacatggcgctatttaaatttaagcgaaataaaactaaaaatccaaTTTTCAGTTGTACTAGCCACACTTCAGATGTTCACCCGCCAGACGTGGCTAGCGGCCACTGCACTGGACAGCACAGACAGGAACATCACCATCACGCAGCACGGTCCGTCGCAGCACACTGCTCAGCACAGCCCCAACAGCAGCGTACAACGCAGCCACGAAAAACAAAGCAGACCTATCCATATGCTCCATACGAATGATACTCACTATATGTAGaggaatatatttgcatatgcatgGTAAAAAGGATACAAAAACCTAACATGAGCTACCTTGGGTAATGGCAGAGACCcctgagtatttttatttttatttatttatttttgagacagagtctcactctgttgcctgggctagagtgccatggcgtcagcctagctcacagcaacctcaaactcctggactcaagcgatcctcctgtcctcagcctcctgagtagctgggactacaggcatgcaccaccatgcctggctaatttttttttctatatatattttagttggccaattaatttctttctatttatagtagagacggggtcttgctcttgctcaggctggttttgaactcctgaccttgagtgatcctctggccttggcctcccagagtgctagggttacaggcgtgagccaccacacctggcctatttttaaatatttagtttttataataaCATCCTAACTTTGTATAATACATCTCCATCTCTACCTGTCTGGACTAAAAGCTTGGCTTCTGTGTTACTGCACAGGCTGCAGAAACAACAGGAGGGATTCCTACCCTTAGGGTGACCCTCACACTCCCCAACCTGACAAGCACCCCCCTTGAATGCTTACTTTCTCTGCAGTGCGGTTCCAGACGGTGACCGTGTGACCCATTTTTAGCAAGTTGGAGACGATGCCACTTCCCATGAGGCCAAGGCCCAGAAATCCTATCCTGAAACAGACAGAGACTGGTcagggtggaggggcagggacagggtgaAAATGTGTCCTTCATGCAGCATACGGTGGCTCCCTCATAAAGCTGGGGGTAGGGGGACCTCAGACTGCCAGAAACTGTGCCCGGTGTGCTGACACTCTGTCTGCAGAGCCAGGGGCTACCATGCCATGGTCTAAAGGTGTTCCCAGATGTAAACGGGCATTGCTAAACCCTCGACTGCCACAGGAAAGTGACATGGGTACAGAGCAAGTCTGCCAGGGCAAGTCCCCTTGCTGTTCTGATAGAAGGTCTGAGCTTACAATGCCATCACAGGGAGAAGGCAGACATTCGTACCTCTCCGGTCTACCTGCTGTCAGCAGAGATGGGCCTTGTCCCTGTTCTCCAAGCTAAGTCCTTCGCCAGAGCATTGGACCCGGTCCTTCCCAGTGCCCAAGTCCTCCTTCCCATGTCTGCCTTCTCCCAAAACCCCCTGCCTCTCCGCAGCCCCTCTACCTATAGGTGTGTCCCAACCCTCTGAGAGGGCAATGCTCGGCGGACAAGCTGCTCTGCTCACCTTAATGTCCGCAGCCTGCTCCCTCCTGCAACTAGAACTGGGCCCTGGTTGGCACTACTGCTACCTCCACACCCTCCGACACATGATTTTTATCTTGCCCAAACATCTTTTGTTGGTTCTTGCACATCTTTACTTCTCTTTGAATGTGATAATAGCTAAAGATGCCTCTTTCCTCACTTCTGACCACACCATGTACATGTTTTCAATCCAGCCCTTTCTAGCTCTGGCCATCCTCCGTAGCTCCTCCACCTGGAACCTGCTGTCCTCCTGCATTTTTGGTCTTTTGGAATCACTGCTGCAGTCACCTTTGCAAACGGGCTCCTCCACTCAGAGGCTCCCCTCACACCTGCTGGAATACCCACTGCTCACATTCTCCCTGTTCCAGTCTGTACTAAGTTGTTTGAATCAAATGCTGAAGAGGGAACTCACCACCCTCCTCACCAACTTAGACCCCCTGCCCACTAAGTTTCAAGCCAAGGCTTAAAAACAAGCAGGTATTTTGTCACTCATGGCTATATGGGTAAAGCAGCATTCTcgtgtgattttatatttttacacacAAAAACAATTAGTACTTTTTTCCTAGAGACaagatctctctctgtcacctggactggagtgcagtggtctgattgatcatagctcactgaagccttgaactcctgagctcaagtgatcctcttgcctcagtctccaagTAGCTGGACCTatgggtgtgtgccaccacacctggctattttttactttttgtagagatggggtcttactgggttgcccaggctggtctcgaattcctggcctcaggcaatcctcctgccttagcctcccctaaagcgcttgagcccaggaatttgaggttacagtgagctgttaactccccactgcactccagtctgggtggcagagagaaaccctgtctctaaaaaccacacacatacaaattcTTGGGCTCCACCCCAGACTGAGAAGCCCCAGGGGTGGTGCCCAGCAATCAGAGCGTGACAAGCTGCCTTCCAGGAGACTCTGAGGCAGACGccagtctgagaaccactgcaccAAGAGCTCCCTGTGCTGCTTGCGTCATGGAACCAATCCCTCGGCTACGCCCAAGGGAGACACAACTGAAGATTTATATGACAATTTCTCTTACAAGTCAAATTGCTCCCAGGCAAATCATTATTAATAAGAATTACAACTTCCCATCTTTCCATTCAATCACAGTGATGGCTTGGACACAATATATAAAGAGACCCCTTGGGGtcacctcccccacccacagcagAACCAGAGCCACAAGAGGCCTTTTCATCAAAGGTCCTACTTTTTGTCTGTGGGTGTGATGCTGCCATTCACGGCTGTGCTGTCAGCTGCCTGGATGGAGGTGGAACCAGTCTCCTAGGGACAGGAAGCACAAATCACTAAGTCAGTCTGTCCACAGTTTAAGGCcccacatgaaaataaaaatgaagaggcGTGGAACCTACATACCTCTTcacatattttcaatttctttgtgaTTGCCTGGTAACAGACAGCTGGCTaataaagagggagaaaaaaacactcaataaaatgaAGACTTAACCAGTCTTCATTATAATTCCTCTAAAGGGTTAGGCCTAAAGTCAGAAGTTAacactgaatatttatttgttgtatACTTTTACTGAACTCCAGATGATACACTACAAAGCTTATTACCTCATTCAATTCTCCATGCAACTCTACAAAGTTCTTTTGCTGACCGTGACGTTGACACAATCAGAGGCGTTAAGTTACATACCCAGAGTTACAGAGCTTGGAACCCAGATCTGTTCAATTTCAAAGCCACAAACTATCATCAGATACTAGCAGGGC contains:
- the GLYR1 gene encoding cytokine-like nuclear factor N-PAC isoform X3 — its product is MAAVSLRLGDLVWGKLGRYPPWPGKIVNPPKDLKKPRGKKCFFVKFFGTEDHAWIKVEQLKPYHAHKEEMIKINKGKRFQQAVDAVEEFLRRAKGKDQDLTIPESSTVKGMMAGPMAAFKWQPTASEPVKDADPHFHHFLLSQTEKPAVCYQAITKKLKICEEETGSTSIQAADSTAVNGSITPTDKKIGFLGLGLMGSGIVSNLLKMGHTVTVWNRTAEKCDLFIQEGARLGRTPAEVVSTCDITFACVSDPKAAKDLVLGPSGVLQGIRPGKCYVDMSTVDADTVTELAQVIVSRGGRFLEAPVSGNQQLSNDGMLVILAAGDRGLYEDCSSCFQAMGKTSFFLGEVGNAAKMMLIVNMVQGSFMATIAEGLTLAQVTGQSQQTLLDILNQGQLASIFLDQKCQNILQGNFKPDFYLKYIQKDLRLAIALGDAVNHPTPMAAAANEVYKRAKALDQSDNDMSAVYRAYIH
- the GLYR1 gene encoding cytokine-like nuclear factor N-PAC isoform X2, whose product is MAAVSLRLGDLVWGKLGRYPPWPGKIVNPPKDLKKPRGKKCFFVKFFGTEDHAWIKVEQLKPYHAHKEEMIKINKGKRFQQAVDAVEEFLRRAKGKDQTSSHNSADDKNRRNSSEERSRPNSGDEKRKLSLSEGKVKKNVGEGKKRVSSGSSERGSKSPLKRAQEQSPRKRGRPPKDEKDLTIPESSTVKGMMAGPMAAFKWQPTASEPVKDADPHFHHFLLSQTEKPAVCYQAITKKLKICEEETGSTSIQAADSTAVNGSITPTDKKIGFLGLGLMGSGIVSNLLKMGHTVTVWNRTAEKEGARLGRTPAEVVSTCDITFACVSDPKAAKDLVLGPSGVLQGIRPGKCYVDMSTVDADTVTELAQVIVSRGGRFLEAPVSGNQQLSNDGMLVILAAGDRGLYEDCSSCFQAMGKTSFFLGEVGNAAKMMLIVNMVQGSFMATIAEGLTLAQVTGQSQQTLLDILNQGQLASIFLDQKCQNILQGNFKPDFYLKYIQKDLRLAIALGDAVNHPTPMAAAANEVYKRAKALDQSDNDMSAVYRAYIH
- the GLYR1 gene encoding cytokine-like nuclear factor N-PAC isoform X5 produces the protein MIKINKGKRFQQAVDAVEEFLRRAKGKDQTSSHNSADDKNRRNSSEERSRPNSGDEKRKLSLSEGKVKKNVGEGKKRVSSGSSERGSKSPLKRAQEQSPRKRGRPPKDEKDLTIPESSTVKGMMAGPMAAFKWQPTASEPVKDADPHFHHFLLSQTEKPAVCYQAITKKLKICEEETGSTSIQAADSTAVNGSITPTDKKIGFLGLGLMGSGIVSNLLKMGHTVTVWNRTAEKCDLFIQEGARLGRTPAEVVSTCDITFACVSDPKAAKDLVLGPSGVLQGIRPGKCYVDMSTVDADTVTELAQVIVSRGGRFLEAPVSGNQQLSNDGMLVILAAGDRGLYEDCSSCFQAMGKTSFFLGEVGNAAKMMLIVNMVQGSFMATIAEGLTLAQVTGQSQQTLLDILNQGQLASIFLDQKCQNILQGNFKPDFYLKYIQKDLRLAIALGDAVNHPTPMAAAANEVYKRAKALDQSDNDMSAVYRAYIH
- the GLYR1 gene encoding cytokine-like nuclear factor N-PAC isoform X4, whose amino-acid sequence is MAAVSLRLGDLVWGKLGRYPPWPGKIVNPPKDLKKPRGKKCFFVKFFGTEDHAWIKVEQLKPYHAHKEEMIKINKGKRFQQAVDAVEEFLRRAKGKDQDLTIPESSTVKGMMAGPMAAFKWQPTASEPVKDADPHFHHFLLSQTEKPAVCYQAITKKLKICEEETGSTSIQAADSTAVNGSITPTDKKIGFLGLGLMGSGIVSNLLKMGHTVTVWNRTAEKEGARLGRTPAEVVSTCDITFACVSDPKAAKDLVLGPSGVLQGIRPGKCYVDMSTVDADTVTELAQVIVSRGGRFLEAPVSGNQQLSNDGMLVILAAGDRGLYEDCSSCFQAMGKTSFFLGEVGNAAKMMLIVNMVQGSFMATIAEGLTLAQVTGQSQQTLLDILNQGQLASIFLDQKCQNILQGNFKPDFYLKYIQKDLRLAIALGDAVNHPTPMAAAANEVYKRAKALDQSDNDMSAVYRAYIH
- the GLYR1 gene encoding cytokine-like nuclear factor N-PAC isoform X1; amino-acid sequence: MAAVSLRLGDLVWGKLGRYPPWPGKIVNPPKDLKKPRGKKCFFVKFFGTEDHAWIKVEQLKPYHAHKEEMIKINKGKRFQQAVDAVEEFLRRAKGKDQTSSHNSADDKNRRNSSEERSRPNSGDEKRKLSLSEGKVKKNVGEGKKRVSSGSSERGSKSPLKRAQEQSPRKRGRPPKDEKDLTIPESSTVKGMMAGPMAAFKWQPTASEPVKDADPHFHHFLLSQTEKPAVCYQAITKKLKICEEETGSTSIQAADSTAVNGSITPTDKKIGFLGLGLMGSGIVSNLLKMGHTVTVWNRTAEKCDLFIQEGARLGRTPAEVVSTCDITFACVSDPKAAKDLVLGPSGVLQGIRPGKCYVDMSTVDADTVTELAQVIVSRGGRFLEAPVSGNQQLSNDGMLVILAAGDRGLYEDCSSCFQAMGKTSFFLGEVGNAAKMMLIVNMVQGSFMATIAEGLTLAQVTGQSQQTLLDILNQGQLASIFLDQKCQNILQGNFKPDFYLKYIQKDLRLAIALGDAVNHPTPMAAAANEVYKRAKALDQSDNDMSAVYRAYIH